The following is a genomic window from Mycteria americana isolate JAX WOST 10 ecotype Jacksonville Zoo and Gardens chromosome 14, USCA_MyAme_1.0, whole genome shotgun sequence.
GGCGGATGGGTCCCCAGGACACGCTGCCCGTGAGGAAGGGGACGCGATGTGGGGCTCAGTgcaggcggggggctgcagggtgcaggCACCCAGCCCTTCAGTGCTGCTTTCAGATGCTGTGTGTGATGCCCTTGGAGATGCCAGCAGCTGGGACAGCCCACAGCACAGATCAGTGCCAGATCCACCTTTTCACCGTCGTGTCCGGCCATCTGAGCCCCGGGGATGCAGGAGGGCCATGCTGCCAACCAGTCCAAATGCATTATTcctttttcattcccttttaCAGGCCTTTGCACTGAAGCCAAGTGAAGAACCTCAGAATTGCACTACACGCCATTTAACTCAGCTACAATTTTGCTAGCAGCAAAGCATCTCCGCCACCACCGAGACCTCGAGTgctgtttttccccctccctgcccatcGCTCCCGTCTCCGCGCCTGAAAGCCAGTGCTCAGCAGTAGCTCTAACTCACCGCCCATCCTGCTGGACTGCCCCCCGCCATGTTTCAGCGTCTCACCAGCCTCTTCTTCAGCGACAGCAACACGCCGGAAGGCCTGGAGGAGCCCAAACCCTTTgtcgaggaggaggaggaggaggatggctggCTCATAATTGATCTTGCAGGTGAGAAAAGCAGGGGGGactggtttcccacagcctctgCTGCACCTTGTCTCTCCGGAGCTGGGCAAACCCCTTGAGGTGACAGCAGATGAGCTTCCACCACTAATGGTCAGCTCTGCCCTTCATCCCTCCTCCCCTGGTCCCCCCGCCCTGCCTGTGGTGCCCAGCCCTGTGGTCAGGGCGGCACCCCCGACCTGatcctcctttttccctttcctctcctggtGGTGGTTCCCGACGTTCCGCCAgtgtgggagcagcagcagcgtccccggccagggctgctgctgcccgggagCCTCCGGGTGCCTCTGTGCCAGGACTGGACCCTGGCACAGCACCGGCCCGGGGAGGTCACCCAGGGTTTCGGTGCGGTCCTGCCCGCAGGGGGCTTGGTGGGGGACGCCAGCCCACGTGGGCCGTCTGCCTGCGAGCTGTGGCAGTGCCGTGGCCTCGGCTAAGCTGTGCCGTGGGCGGCACTTTGCCcagaggagctgggctcggccgctCCCCGCGACGCCCCTGAGGAAGCAAACCGGGAGCCTGTTCCCCTGGGGAAACCCCAATCCCCGGGTGCTGGTGGAGGGGGCCGGGGTTTTCCCCATGCGAGGGCAGGCAGCGGTGGTGCCTGCCTGTCCCAGCTGGGGACGTGCCACCCACGCTCTGGCCATGTTTGGGTCATTTGAGTCCGTCAGGGGAGCAAGTCTCCACTCCAAAGGGCTTATCTTCCCAAATCACTGCCAGTGCCCATGCCAGCAGCGCTCAGACGAGGCATGTTTGCTGCAAGGTCCCCATACCTAGAGATCCCTCGAGGGTTCCctgttcccagggacagtgacaACCGTGGGGAGCCCCATTTGACACCAGCCAGGTCAAATTCCGTGTGTGCAGAGAGCTCCTCCAGCTCCATTAAGACCTTGGCGTTGCTATTGTAGGGTCGATGACTCAACCGATTGTAATGATAATTTTATGACCTTTTGCTTGCAAATTGAGCAGCGAACTTAGACAAACAAGCCTGCCTGTGCAGGAGCTCCTCCGTGGCCACGCTCTGCTTTTGCAGCCTCTAGTGGTGCCCCAGCCCAGGGGTTCACGAATGTATCCTGCAGGTTTCGGAGGAGGGTTTCGTCCTCCCTCTGGCAGGCATCTGTCCTCCGAGGAGAtgctccctgcctgtcccctgtgCACCGAGCAGAGCTCGGTTTTGTGATGCGAGTCATTTGTGAGGGTTTTTCCCCCATGCGGTGAGCTGGAGAGGGGACCGGAGCATGGACAAGCCTgggacgggggacagggacagccccaTGCCTGGTGGGAGCACTATGGAGAACTGGTGGAGGTGGATGGGTGGCGTGGGCACGGGCAGCCATGGAGGATTCCCTGTCCTCTGGGCTCTCTGGTGACTGTCGCGGAGGGTGTCACAGCAGTGACACGGGAGGGGCTGGTTGCAAGGAGGTCTCTGGAGCAATGGGCACGCAGCCGCCACGTGTCGGGGCCAGCTGGCAACGGCTGCAGCATGCCCAAAGCATGCCAGAAGGAGCCAGGAGTTCCCCAGGCAGAGAAACGCTGGGCTGTGCCCTGATCCCCTGGGTCCGAGACTGGAGCCGGCTCAGCAGGGACCCAGGGATGACCTTGGTACAAAAGgctcccattttttttccaatcaagTGGCCAGGCTGCGGTGCAGAGCCGGCTTTCAGCAGTGTGTCTACCTGAGAACTGCCACCCCACTGCTAATCACCACCGGCACCGCTGCCGCCTTTTCCCGTAGCATTCCCTGGCCAGTGAGGGACTGATTTATTTCAGCCCTATTTCTGAGGCTGGAGTTATGCAAAGGACTTTAAAAACTAAACCCGCTGTCTCCAGCCCCCATCCTTCACCTTCAAGTCATGGTGGCCAGAAAGCATCTCACAGCCTggctccctcccagcagcacggCAGCCTAACAAGCCTCCGAATTCGTTCCCTCTCAGCTAGGTCTTTGACCCACAGGTTGCAAAACGCATCCGAATTAACCAGATCTCCCAGGAGCGTTTCAGTTGCCCCTCTCACCCCATcagccagcctggctctgctcagcACCCAGGGAGGGGGCAAAGAGCATTTCCTGGTGCTTAGCGATACAGCTGCAAGTCACCCAGGGATTTGGGGACCCCAAAATATTCCTTGTGACATTAAAACCCACCTTGGCAAAGGATGGGGACAGGTAGCCATGGACGGCTGGGGCAGGGTTCAGCCACGCTGGGtcccctgctccctgtgcccACAGCCCCCCCGTTGCGGGAGCGCTGCCGGACCAGGAACGCTCCAGCCAGGCTCAGCGGCTGTCTCCAGGCTGACAAATAATCTCCAGCCCGGCATGTCAACAACTATTAATAGCTTGATATCCACTGACCTGAAGAAAGACGCTCTCGTGTTCACAAGGCTAATTGTGGCCTGCCCTAAGCCCCGGGCTGGGGCATCGTCTGCGGGTGGGGCCGGGGACATGCTGGGTGGCAAATGCCGGCCCCATGCTTCATGTGCTGTATTTCTCCACCGCAAGAACACATTCACCTCTGGTTTCTCCTGCACCCTCGCCCAGCTGCAGGGTCACATGTGTCCATATAGATACTGCACCGCATCCCCCCCGAGACCAGTTCCCTCGAATCCCCCTGATGAGGCCGGGAACGGGTCTGGGTATCCCGATGAGCCCAACATTAGGCGCAAGCACCCTTCCCATAACACAACCAGTAATTCTGAGCACAGGCAGAAAAGCACCAGCCCAAGTGCTTttgccaggcagaggtgaggaaGGGAAGGCGAGGAAGGGAAGGCGAGGAAggctggggtgtggggggcagCTGCTGGCTCAACCACACAAAACTCGGCCGCTAATGGACTGAAGCTGAAGGCGCAGCGAAAACCCTTGCTGAAGAATTTATTCCCCtggtttcttccagaaaaaaggtgtgaactgttttttttcctgtgtgtgtgCTTGGTTTCAATGTTTGCAAAGTGCCGGGCGGCGTTTGCAAGCGCAGGCGGGCCAGCGCTCCTCCAgagcggcacggcacggctcagGTGCCGTAAGAACAGGCAAAAGCAGTGTTTCTTGCTGGCTGAATTTCTTCCTTcgttttgagaaggaaaaaaaattgctgcggTAAACCCTGCTGGTTTCCTCAACTTTTTGGTTAACTACCAAACTAGGACCATTTCCATTGCTTGCTGGCTTAGCAAAGCCGGACCACGCAGCACCGGCAGCGGCCCCGGTGCGGAGGCTGCTGGTTGGGGTGCGATGCGGGGCACTGCTGGCGTCTCCCTCCCCACGAGGTCCCATCGACGCCGTGCCCGACTCCAGCGATGGTGATGGTGGGGGGGTGTCTCTTGCACTAACGAtgcccctttctctccccctcccctccccactgtacatggtgtgtgtgtgtccccgctGCACCCTGCATGGCTCTGCACCCCCGCCACCCCCAGGCAGCCGTGcccgccccggcgcagcccggcgAGTGGGTGCTGGCGGTACCGGGCGCTCGGCACGATCCCGCCCGGCACCCCCGAGTCCACCGCCGCTGCCGGCCGCTTCCCCGGCTCCGGCCGGTCCCTGCTTGATGGACGAGAGTTGGTTTGTCACCCCTCCCCCCTGTTTTACTGCAGAGGGGCCCAGCCCCGGCGGCGTGGGGAGCAACCCCATGGAGGACCTGCTCATCGAGCACCCCAGCATGTCCGTCTATGTCACCAGCACCCTCGAGGTGGACGGGGAGGGCCCCGAGGACGATGCTGCCGGGTGAGTGCGGCTTGGGAGTGCTcgctgggggctgccggccgcAGCACTCGCTGGGGAACTGGGGTGGGGGGTCAGTCCCGGCATCCCCAATCACCGCGTACGCCTGGGAGCATTTTGCCCGCACTGCCCAGGGAAAGAGTGGGGCTGTGAGGGACCTCGGTGTCCCCACATCCCACCTCGGGGAGCACCCCCACACCTGGCAGGGTGCCCTGGCCGGCACTGTGCAAGGGTGGCAGACTCCGTGGCCCAAAATACTCTGCTAAGGGGATCTCGACGCCATGTTGAAATGGCCGTGGGTGCGGGACTGTGAGCGtgccgccgggctgcggcgggagagggctgcatccccctcccctgccccaagcagGGTCTCCTGGCGCGGCCGCCCATGCCGATGCCGCCTGTCACCCCAGTGCCCGTCCAGGGGGGTTTGCCAGGCTGGGCTTAAACACGGGGTTTTGCACAGGTAtggcacaagcaaagcaaacccaacAGGACAAGGTGGCCCTTTGGGCACACTGGTCCCCCcaagatgcctgggtcccccaggcaggagggtgctgcagccccccccgATCCCCCTCCTGGCTCCGTACTGGCCCGGCACAGGGGTGTCCCACAGCCGCGGGGGATGCCATCAGCCATGGATGTAGATGTTTGTCTCTGCCCCAAAGTCCAGCTTAGCGGGGGGGAGGTTAAACAGAAGTGCCCCAAATGGCCccactgccctctcctcccccaggagctgtgggatggagcccccccacctccttccccagggccacagcctcgctgcagcccccggggagctctgccctctccccgTGGCTGCCCTCCGCTGCCCCGTGGCACCGGGAACGCCCTGACCATGCACacgctcagccctgctgctgctggccgaGCCCGGGGTCCCCCTGTGCCGcggggtccctgctgcccccgGTCCCAGCCCTCCAGCGTCTCCCCGGGATGCCCTcaccggggcgggga
Proteins encoded in this region:
- the TP53INP2 gene encoding tumor protein p53-inducible nuclear protein 2 isoform X1, whose translation is MFQRLTSLFFSDSNTPEGLEEPKPFVEEEEEEDGWLIIDLAGSRARPGAARRVGAGGTGRSARSRPAPPSPPPLPAASPAPAGPCLMDESWFVTPPPCFTAEGPSPGGVGSNPMEDLLIEHPSMSVYVTSTLEVDGEGPEDDAAGEVPEPRLERHVPHHSRSLSVKAAILEKVGQVRRVQRAKQLAEKHRLSQKALQRQNRACQRPLRRARQHAGTFVHQPCQRHCNY
- the TP53INP2 gene encoding tumor protein p53-inducible nuclear protein 2 isoform X2, translated to MFQRLTSLFFSDSNTPEGLEEPKPFVEEEEEEDGWLIIDLAEGPSPGGVGSNPMEDLLIEHPSMSVYVTSTLEVDGEGPEDDAAGEVPEPRLERHVPHHSRSLSVKAAILEKVGQVRRVQRAKQLAEKHRLSQKALQRQNRACQRPLRRARQHAGTFVHQPCQRHCNY